Proteins from a single region of Streptomyces griseiscabiei:
- a CDS encoding class I SAM-dependent methyltransferase — MDLSTATAARWVERWERQQRLYAVDREERFEVIADLVEHVTRDCPAPLVLDLGSGPGCLAARLAGRLPTAEVLAVDADPLLLELGSAHYGSALRYVRTLIGAPGWLDTLALARPVDAVVSTTALHYLGTETLRRVYRELAGLLRPGGILINGDHISPDSTKVSELALDIGRRRAARSAAPLDEDWESWWSSAATDPELAPLLSRRDEGGRPLCEGNDLTLSGHVALLRAAGFDHVGPVWQVGPSHVLAAVR; from the coding sequence ATGGATCTGAGTACGGCGACGGCGGCGCGTTGGGTGGAGCGCTGGGAACGACAGCAGCGGCTGTACGCGGTCGACCGCGAGGAGCGGTTCGAGGTCATCGCGGATCTGGTCGAGCATGTGACGCGCGACTGCCCCGCGCCCCTCGTCCTCGACCTGGGCAGCGGCCCCGGCTGTCTGGCGGCCCGCCTCGCCGGCCGGCTGCCGACGGCCGAGGTGCTCGCCGTGGACGCGGACCCGCTCCTGCTGGAGCTGGGCAGCGCCCACTACGGCAGCGCCCTCAGGTATGTCAGGACCCTGATCGGCGCGCCCGGCTGGCTCGACACGCTCGCCCTGGCCCGCCCCGTGGACGCGGTGGTGTCGACCACCGCGCTGCACTACCTGGGCACGGAGACCCTGCGGCGGGTCTACCGGGAACTCGCCGGGCTGCTGCGCCCCGGCGGCATCCTGATCAACGGCGACCACATCAGCCCGGACTCGACGAAGGTGTCCGAACTCGCCCTCGACATCGGACGGCGGCGGGCCGCGCGCAGCGCCGCGCCCCTCGACGAGGACTGGGAGTCCTGGTGGTCGAGCGCGGCCACCGACCCGGAGCTGGCCCCGCTCCTGTCCCGGCGCGACGAGGGCGGCCGTCCGCTCTGCGAGGGCAACGATCTGACCCTGTCCGGTCATGTCGCCCTGCTGCGGGCGGCGGGCTTCGACCACGTCGGACCCGTCTGGCAGGTGGGTCCGAGCCATGTCCTGGCCGCCGTCCGCTGA
- a CDS encoding GNAT family N-acetyltransferase → MTSPPAVRPYRPEDHDALHEICVRTAHNGGDSRPHHRDPDVFPAAFAGPYAHLEPELTFVLDDGRGQAVGYILGTADTVAFVAEYRAKWLPLVEDRFPAPTGPAVGPDEGIVQLLHHPERMILPELVPYPAHLHIDLLPDWQGRGHGRALMHTFLRALRDAGVPSVHLSMLTSNTPARAFYDRLGFHEIAVPDPGPVTYLGRGTAMDGRAPDG, encoded by the coding sequence ATGACCTCGCCTCCCGCCGTACGTCCGTACCGTCCCGAGGACCACGACGCCCTTCACGAGATCTGTGTGCGGACGGCCCACAACGGTGGCGACAGCCGCCCGCACCACCGGGACCCCGATGTGTTCCCGGCGGCCTTCGCCGGCCCGTACGCCCACCTGGAACCGGAGCTGACCTTCGTCCTGGACGACGGGCGCGGGCAGGCGGTCGGGTACATCCTCGGCACCGCCGACACGGTCGCCTTCGTGGCGGAGTACCGCGCGAAGTGGCTGCCGCTGGTCGAGGACCGCTTCCCGGCGCCCACCGGTCCGGCGGTCGGCCCCGACGAGGGCATCGTCCAGCTGCTGCACCACCCGGAACGCATGATCCTCCCCGAACTCGTCCCCTACCCGGCCCACTTGCACATCGACCTGCTCCCCGACTGGCAGGGCCGGGGCCACGGCCGGGCCCTGATGCACACCTTCCTCCGGGCCCTGCGCGACGCCGGAGTCCCGTCCGTCCACCTGTCCATGCTCACCAGCAACACCCCGGCCCGCGCCTTCTACGACCGCCTGGGCTTCCACGAGATCGCGGTGCCGGACCCCGGCCCGGTGACGTACCTGGGGCGCGGCACCGCGATGGACGGCCGGGCACCCGACGGATGA